The Microbacterium natoriense genomic interval TTCCCGCTGCTGTACACGGTGTGGGTGGCGCTGCACGACTGGGATCTGCTGAAGGGCGAAGGAGGCTTCGTCGGCTTCGCGAACTTCACCGAGATCCTCGGCGACGGCATGTTCTGGAACTCCATCGGCAACACGCTGAGCATCTTTCTGCTGTCGGCGATTCCGCAGCTGGCCGTCGCCCTGGTGATCGCCTACCTGCTCGACCAGGGGCTGCGCGCCCCCTCGTTCTGGCGCATGAGCGTGCTGATCCCATTCGTGGTGACGCCGGTGGCCACGGCGATCATCTTCTCCAGCATCTTCAACGAGGCCGACGGCCTCGCGAACAACCTGCTGAACCTCATCGGCATCGTCGACCAGGAGTGGAAGCACAACACCTTCCTGTCGCACTTCGCGATCGCGACGATGGTGAACTTCCGCTGGACCGGCTACAACGCCCTCATCCTGCTCGCCGCGATGCAGGCGGTTCCGCGCGACCTGTACGAGTCGGCGGCGATCGACGGGGCGGGAGCTGCGCGCCGGTTCTTCTCGATCACGATCCCCAGCATCCGTCCCACCCTCATCTTCGTGATCATCACGGCGACGATCGGCGGTCTGCAGATCTTCGCCGAGCCGCGGCTGTTCGACGTGTCGACGGCCGGCGGGATCGGCGGCAGCGAACGCCAGTTCCAGACG includes:
- a CDS encoding carbohydrate ABC transporter permease; amino-acid sequence: MTLTEEQQATASALPKSRSTDAAPKPSWRHRLSRVDQKGSPYLYISPFFLLFGLIGLFPLLYTVWVALHDWDLLKGEGGFVGFANFTEILGDGMFWNSIGNTLSIFLLSAIPQLAVALVIAYLLDQGLRAPSFWRMSVLIPFVVTPVATAIIFSSIFNEADGLANNLLNLIGIVDQEWKHNTFLSHFAIATMVNFRWTGYNALILLAAMQAVPRDLYESAAIDGAGAARRFFSITIPSIRPTLIFVIITATIGGLQIFAEPRLFDVSTAGGIGGSERQFQTTVLFLWELAFFRRNLGEASAVAILLFVLIVGIGLVNFLISRSISTGDAPKRRRKERVR